The Coffea arabica cultivar ET-39 chromosome 2c, Coffea Arabica ET-39 HiFi, whole genome shotgun sequence genome includes the window TAAAACTAAAGGTGTTTTATAACCATTTTAAAACCTTTAGGTAGTCATATAAAATCACATGGGAGTTACCTGTAATTTTCCCATTTGTAAATGCTATCTCcgtcaaaaattttattttccgTTAATTATGGTGACAAGAGCCCTGGAATATTCCAAAGGCGGAAGTTTCACTGTCCTTGGCTCAGCAAGAAGTCAAATGCGACACTGCATTGACcgctttgttttctttttctgataATGTTGACcgctttgtttttttgttttttgtttttttaatcaAAGTCTTTGTCAATGATCAATTCTACCTACTGTAATGTACTCTGCCCCTTTGAATAATGAAACTGACTTCTAAcgtttgcttctttttttctatATAGAAAACGAAAAGGAGCGTCAATtctctctaaatttttttttttaaaaaaaaaattttagaagggGAAGGATATGATTTAGGAGAAAGGAAGatctaaatccataattttTAAAGCTTGAAATCTCAACTTTAATCATTAAATTGTTATTTCCCTCTAAATTTGAGGATTATGTCTATCATGCAACGAAAAATTGCTTGTCTGAGTCATTAATTGATAGATTTTCATTGATTACACCCTGTTTGTGGCCTACTTAAAACATAAATGATACCAAATGGTACTGATACCATGTCCAAAAGCATTTTCCTTTCCATAACTAAGTGCCAATACATTGTCGATTCTCCTTATACTCTGGCCTTGGAGTACTTATGGATTCATTTATTTGATAGAAAGTAGAAACACCTGAAATTCTATCACTTACAAGTTACAATCTAATGGTAGTTTTTTCTTTCGTTTCTCTTGAAAGACCAAATAGTATATTGTGTTTCGTTTCCATATGGATAAAAGAAAGGCAAACGTAGCTCTATGTTGAATTatgggcaaattacattttacccctgATGGTTTAGTATATTTGTACATAACTCCTCTATAGTTTTAAAAATTGTACATAACTTcctcataatttggattaaagtatcaaaATAACAGAATTTGCAATCTATAGCGGAGTCacttaaaatgtcaaaaatgcCCCTacataaagttaaaaattatttattaaccacaaggggttatgtgtatatctTGAAACCATAAGAGAGTTATATGGTAAAGCATTAAACCATACAGGGTTAGTACATCAtgtatattatgtttatatattttggttactttagccattttaatttttaaaaaagggtaattttgatatttttaaagGTTTcgttacgaatgatcatttttgtcgctttgacactttaatctaaACTATAAGGGAGTTATATATAGCTTTTGAAGCTATTGGATGTTATGtacaaaaatactaaaccataggaggataaaatataatttgcccCTGAATTATTGACCATTAGCACGCTTCAGTTTTATTCAAAGGAGACACTTTAACATCAATTTGTATCATTTTCCAAGGATGACTAAAAGACAAGACAACCTAATATTCAGAGTTTGAACACTGACGCCAAATTTGAACCTCAATTTCCTCTTCCACCGGCACACTAATTCAATATTTAGATCGTTTACTAgtaaacatcaagaaaaatggacctttttttttttttttttttttttaaaaatatcggCCGAAACTTCTTAGCACTGTAACAATGCATGTGTATTGTCACTATTGTGTAGTTACTAAACCAATCCTCCTATGAAACTTCGATCGAACTTGAACCAGaatagtaaaaaataaaaaaaggcaGTCTATAATGAAGATGGCCAAGGAATATAGAATTGGGCTAAACCTGGCTAAGTCGTGTGTCCAACTCTGCTTAATTGTAGTATTAGTTGTCCTTGCAAGCCTAACAATTCCATCAGATTGTTTCCAACATGATGACCAATATCCCAAAACCATTGCTGGCCTCTTCGTCTTCGGTGATTCACTCATTGATCCTGGAAATAACAACTACATCAACACAAGTAGAGATGCCCAGGCCAACTTTCCGCCATATGGAGTATCTTTCTTCAAATATCCGTCAGGGAGATTTTGCGATGGCCGTGTTATTCCTGATTTTATTGGTAAGTATATAGGAGCTAGCctaaaattcaacaaataagCACTTAATTATACATGAATAACAGGCTTACTTTGCTGTAACGACAATTTGCAGCTGAATACGCAAAGCTTCCTTTCATTCCACCTTATCTCCAAATTGGTTACCGGTATCAGTTGGCTTATGGCGCAAATTTTGCATCTGGTGGCGCTGGTGCTCTAGTTGAACCCTTTTCCGGATTGGTATGTAATTCATTTATGAATTGTCACTAAGAGTAATTAACACCAATGATATAATATTGCCATTTTCCAATATATGTAGGTTATTGATCTGAAGTCATTTCTCAGGTTATCGACCTTAAAAAGCAGTTATGGTATTTTAACCAGGCTGAAAAACAGTTGAGGTCGAATCTAGGTAAAAGAGGAGCAGAACGAATCGTGTCCAATTCTGTATACTTGTTTAGCATAGGGGCTAATGATTACTCGAGCGACAGACGAAAGGATTATGTAGCAACGGTGGTTGGCAACATTACAGCTGCTCTCGaggtaaaattttaatttttactacTAGACGACAGTAAGTTAGCCATTGTAGAGCAAGGCGAAGTGATTATTAGCATGCATAACAGGAAATATACAAGAAAGGTGGGAGAAAATTTGGAGTTGTAAATATGCCACCTATAGGATGTTTGCCACTCTTTAGAGCTGCCGATTTGGCTGCCGGAGGGACTGGAGAGTGCAATGGACAGTTGACAGCTTTGGCCAAGTTACACAATGTCTTACTTTCCAAAAAACTCGAGCACCTGCAGAAGCAGCTCAAAGGGTTTAGATATTCATATTTTGACATCTTCACCGCTGCTGTTGAAATGTTCGACAATCCATCAAAATACGGTACATGCAATCCACTTTATTTCTTGTTAGTATTAGTACTCCAACTATAAAAATTACATACGTCCTAATTGAGTAATCTTGCAATTATCCGAGTAATTATATATCTTGCATGTTATTGTTTAAGGGTgggtttgataaaactgaaatctgaaaactgaaatttaaaatctgaaatctgaaaagtgaaatttgaatccattaaattattgaattgttaagtattaaattaatacatttgagtgcatatcacatttaACGATAAATGAATAGCTCATCACTTAATTTTAGGAGTAAGTTTTGTTTAGGAAATTcagtaccacttaattaattcatttgtttaatttttggttatcaaacggtctgaacatattaagatctgaatccattaaatttaagtgttgaattgaattatcaaataagGTCTAAGTGCTTAAACTTATTGTGATAATGTCTGCATCTATTGTGCTGGTACATATACTATATAGGGTGCAGTTAAAATTGACAATCCTAGAAATCTCGAATCCGCTAACCATAGCAGTGCTAAACTTTTCTAGCAAACCAGCATTGCATGGTGGACTAACTAACAATAACGAGTTTCCATTTTTGCACTTTGTTTTAATTGAATAAAAAGGTTTCAAAGAAGTTAAGAGTGCATGCTGCGGCAGTGGTCCTTTTCGCGGAGATCGCAGCTGCGGAGGCAGGGGAGGATTCAAAGAATACGAGCTATGTGACAATCCACAAGATTATTTCTTCTTTGACTCCAATCATCCAACTCAAGCGGCCAACCAGCAATTGGCGGAGCTCATGTGGGCTGGACCCTCCAATATCACTTGGCCTCATAATCTCAAATCACTTTTTCAGATTTCATTGTAACCTGATCTACTCAAGATATGGATGGTGCGTTTGGGAGTTGAGGTTTCAGCAGAAACGAAGAGAAAGTTGTGCTCTTTTATGTTTGGGACTCTCAAGTGAAaccgaaaaagaaagaaacaaacgGATTTTGAAGAATTCCAAGTGCTGCTACCTTGTAAAATTTTTCCTACCGAAAACGGGCGGAAAGCAAAGGACAACTGAGGGAAGTTTGCAAAACTTTTCCAATTTGTCCGCTTTATTCTCACAAAactattgaataaaattttattgatatatatatatatatatatatatatccaaaatCATTGTACTTCCTTCTAAAACTTTCAAACAACATCAAATTCTcttccattcctttttcttcttttcttttctttcataacTTAACATTTCTCTGCAGTTCGGTCAAAAAATTTCTGTTAATAATAGTGACAAGAGCCCTGGAATTCGAAAGGCGGGTCATGCTACCTATGGAAGCCAAATGCCACACAACATTGACCGTTTTGTTTTTTCATGCCAAGTCTTTGTCCACGATCAATTCTACCTGTGGAAATATACACTATTCCTTTGAATAATGAAACTGACATCTAATGTTAGGCTTCTTTTCCacatagaaaagaaaaagggaacatCAATTCTCTCTATTGATTTGCTGACCACGCTTCCGGGTCATGCTAACTATCATACTTTTCTAAAAAAATCTTTAATATGATCCATGGTCCAAATATCCGAAAACAAGCATGACAAAAAAGTGCAATAGCCCTTTATTTGCTTTGATGAAACCAAATGCTACTGATGCGATGTCCAGAACCATTTTTGTTTCCATATCCAATTCCCCATACATAGTAGTAGCTCCATATTGTCCATTAGCTTCACTTTTGTTCAAAGGAGACATTTTAACACCAATGGAAATCATTTTCCGTGGCAAAATAGAGAAGATGACCTAATATATAGCTTATTGACTGTTGTTTTCAAGTAGAGGGACCGGCATTGAGTTTGAAAATTGACGCTAAAATTGACGCCAGATTTGAACCTCAATCTTCTTCTACAAGTAGCAGACTAATTCAATATTTAGATACATTTGCTACTTTGCTTGAATTGATACTTTCTTAGTAAACAAGCGAACAAGAAAACTGGAACACATTACAAAAATCTTGGCTTAAACTTCTTAGCACTATTGTAATGCCTGTGTATCTTTTGATTTTCAAATGTGTATGTATCTGTGTCATATTTGATTTGATGCATTTTCTTTCATTAGTGTAAATTTATTCGATGAAATTTATTCTTTGTATCAGTAAAGAATAAATTACATATAACCCCCTAAAGTTTTACATAATGTCAGATGACCCCCTAAGATTTCAAAATAACTATACAACCCCCTGTAGTTTTATATAATGTGAAAAATGGACGGAATGCATAATTATTTATGGTGATTAAGCCACCTGTGCTTTAAAAGTGCGTATTATGAAATCATAATATTCACTTAACTTCTTTATGGTTTACATAAATATCCATTTTACCACctgtaatttttatatttatccgTGTAATCCCCCTATGGCTTTATATAAGGCAGATAAATCATCGCTCGATTTACCATGTAAATAAGGGCACCACTAGTATTTCAATTAATGACGGTCCATAGAATATTTTTCGTTAAATTTCTAGTTTACATTAAATCATAGGGGGTGaaatgaatattttgaaatgtaagaGGGATTATGTGGTAATAGATGAAACCACATGGGGATTATTAGTAATTTATCCGAAGAAAATAATCCTCATATAAAACCAACATAAAACTTCAATCCAACTTGTacttagaaaaagaaaaaatccagGCACTGTACCATAAAGATGACGAAAGAATATAGAATTAAGCTTTAACCTGGCTAATTCGTGTATCCAACTCTGCTTAATTGTAGTATTAGTTGTCCTTTGCAGGTCTAACAATCCCATCGTATTGTTTCCATCATGTTGACCATCATCGAAAAACCATTGCTGCCCTCTTCGTCTTAGGTGATTCACTCATTGATCCTGGAAATAACAACTACATCAACACAAGTACATGTTTCCTGGCCAACTTTCCACCGTACGGAGAATCTTTCTTCAAATATCCCTCGGGAGGTTTTGTGATGGCCTTGTTATCCCTGATTTTATTAACTGGTGGCCACCATCCAGTTTTAAAGGGTTCAAATTTTGCCTCCCACCAAATGTCACATTTAAAGTGACTTGGCTTTCAAAAAATTTAGGTGGGTATGTAGTACACCCGTCTGATCCAGTGGTGGTTCAGTTCCCTCCGGATTTATTTTTGAGCCTCCTTAGGTCTGTCATTCCCTTAAGTGTAtgatagattagattatacaaCAGTTGTcgttttcgaaaaaaaaagtgttatcCTGATTTTATTGGTAAGTTTGTTGGAGGTAACCCGAAAAATCAACAGAATGTTGAATGTGGAGAACCGCGTTATGTATACACGATAACTTGATTGAAAATGTATACATAGCAAATGTAGGGACTGATTTTTGTTTATTAAAAGGATTTTAAAttagggcaaattacactttacccccctatggtttagtatttttttgtatatataacccctctatgatttcaaaagttatacataatcttcttatggtttggattaaagtgttaaaGTAACGGAAATGATCATTCATAACAGAACCTATGAAAATAtcgaaattatccttgtttaaaaattaaaatggataaagtgactaaaatatataaacataatataccTGACATACTAACCCCgtatatttttatgttttaccatataacctccttatgatttaatattttaccatataacccccttatgattttcaaaatatacacataaccccccatgtggttaataaataattttcaatttacataagggtatttttgatattttaggtgACTCTGTCACAGATTGCAAATTCCGTCACTTTGATACTTTAATTCAAACTATGAGGggattatgtatagtttttaaaatcatagggggttatgtacaaaaatattaaatcacagggggtaaagtg containing:
- the LOC113723700 gene encoding GDSL lipase-like — encoded protein: MKMAKEYRIGLNLAKSCVQLCLIVVLVVLASLTIPSDCFQHDDQYPKTIAGLFVFGDSLIDPGNNNYINTSRDAQANFPPYGVSFFKYPSGRFCDGRVIPDFIAEYAKLPFIPPYLQIGYRYQLAYGANFASGGAGALVEPFSGLVIDLKKQLWYFNQAEKQLRSNLGKRGAERIVSNSVYLFSIGANDYSSDRRKDYVATVVGNITAALEEIYKKGGRKFGVVNMPPIGCLPLFRAADLAAGGTGECNGQLTALAKLHNVLLSKKLEHLQKQLKGFRYSYFDIFTAAVEMFDNPSKYGFKEVKSACCGSGPFRGDRSCGGRGGFKEYELCDNPQDYFFFDSNHPTQAANQQLAELMWAGPSNITWPHNLKSLFQISL